Proteins co-encoded in one Siniperca chuatsi isolate FFG_IHB_CAS linkage group LG11, ASM2008510v1, whole genome shotgun sequence genomic window:
- the LOC122884755 gene encoding putative nuclease HARBI1: MKAQNCVFLSALTMACPFLRDVVDEEALVLRRAFRRERVFRDRLDPLAFPDDHLYERYRFSADGIRYLCRLLGPRIKHRTARSHALSVEQMVCVALRFFASGAFLYSVGDAEQLNKATICRTIRSVCLAIKALADVFISFPGHRRLCDMKEEFYRIAGFPNVIGAVDCTHIRIKAPSGAHEADFVNRKSFHSINVQMVCNADCVISNVVAKWPGSVHDSRIFRASEIYQCLSQGEFSGVLLGDRGYGCQPFLLTPFTDPQEAQQAYNHAHARTRARVEMTFGLLKARFHCLHKLRVNPVRACDITVACAVLHNVACLRKERAPRVPPAMDWDNPAIFLMTTVVGC, encoded by the exons ATGAAGGCCCAAAATTGTGTGTTCCTTTCTGCTCTGACAATGGCATGCCCATTCTTGCGAGATGTGGTGGATGAAGAAGCACTTGTGCTGAGGAGAGCCTTCAGGCGAGAAAGGGTCTTCAGGGACCGGTTGGACCCACTGGCCTTCCCTGATGACCATCTATATGAAAGATACAGGTTTTCTGCAGATGGCATCAGGTATCTATGCAGACTACTGGGTCCCAGGATTAAGCACCGCACTGCACGGAGCCATGCACTGAGTGTGGAGCAAATGGTTTGTGTGGCCTTGCGCTTTTTTGCTAGTGGAGCCTTCCTGTACTCAGTGGGGGATGCAGAACAGCTGAACAAGGCCACAATTTGCCGCACAataaggagtgtgtgtctggctATCAAAGCATTAGCAGATGTCTTCATCTCCTTCCCTGGCCACAGAAGACTCTGTGACATGAAAGAGGAGTTCTATAGGATTGCAG GTTTCCCCAATGTCATTGGTGCAGTGGACTGCACACACATAAGGATAAAAGCCCCCTCAGGTGCCCATGAGGCCGATTTTGTGAATAGGAAATCCTTTCACAGCATTAATGTTCAG ATGGTCTGCAATGCTGACTGTGTGATCAGCAATGTTGTGGCAAAATGGCCTGGCTCAGTCCATGACTCCAGAATCTTTCGGGCCTCTGAAATCTATCAGTGCCTATCACAAG GTGAATTCTCTGGTGTGTTGCTGGGAGACAGGGGGTATGGCTGCCAGCCTTTTCTCCTGACACCTTTCACAGACCCCCAGGAAGCACAGCAGGCCTACAACCATGCCCATGCCAGGACCAGGGCCAGAGTTGAAATGACCTTTGGCCTCCTGAAGGCACGCTTTCACTGCCTTCACAAATTAAGGGTCAACCCTGTTAGGGCATGTGATATTACTGTGGCTTGTGCTGTCCTCCACAATGTGGCCTGCCTGAGGAAGGAGAGGGCCCCCAGAGTGCCACCAGCCATGGACTGGGACAATCCGGCAATCTTCCTGATGACGACAGTGGTCGGCTGCTGA